The window tttgtccattcgtttttgatgcgttttgttatttgattttgccatgtgattatggactttcccaattgatcttcctctaagttcaatatttttgtgattttactttttactgatcTGTAAAagtaacatctccatgccttatatattatgtactgtagtacgacgctagattaaaacggACATaaaaaggtaacacccggccaccgaaagcttcatttatATGaaacccaggtggtcgtgtggtctagcggaacGACAAGAGttcaggcgatttggtgtcacgatatctccgTAGCACGGGTTCGAAtcaaagcaaatttacagatctaacattgttgggttgatgtttacacgagttaaacatatatacatatattcactttaaaatttttatacaCGTAATACAAATATACATAATGTTATTAAAGTGACGTATATCTCtatgttttgtacatattgtattgtatttacatgtacatgacatataCGTTGTGCATTTTAATGTTGCACGCGGCACGATTTTCATACAAAGACTTCTATTTTGCAGAACAAAATCGAGTGTTTAAACTTACAGACATTGAGGTATATTTGCATGATAGGCCTGATCCATTGATGAAGTCATATCCAGGAACGATAAAAGTTCTGCATGGTTTCTTCGAAGAATCACATAGATCTTCAAATGCATTTCTGATAACTGTAGGTGCTTGTGAGTTTGTTAAGGAGCACGATTCTCCATAATACCCATCGTTGCATTGGCATTCTTCTGTAATATGTACAACGTctcttattttatataaagtcTTATCACTAAAATTTCTATTGTTTTGTTAAAAGGtattatcatatttatatttctgtaaaatagatagacataatttgtttttcgttgtcaGCTTGCTTTTGATCTTTGAATttgaattcatttgttttttttttgctttactGCTTATCAGACATGTCAGAGGAAAGATAGTGTAAAAATAGTATAGCCTTTTTGACTATTTTACATTAAATGTTAGTTTAGGTATTTGCATTATCAATCGTAGTTTTGTTATTCAGTGGAATTTGCAATAGTCTGGGTTTTTTTAGTGTTAACTTCAATAAGATATCGTTTATAAAGAATTTGGAATACCATACAATACGTTCTTATTGTTATAATCTATTGTATACGGAGAATTGTTTGATATTCAATCCATTAAAGGGGATTGGATTACAACTGCACATGTCGCACAGGAACGCACAGATGAAGAACTTGCAAATTATCATACGTTTTTTTACATTGAACTAAAGAAACACCCTGGCACCCTGAGCtgaagttataatcctggtacctttgataactagttatAGTagaacaaaattgataaaatactTATTGGGAGATGTTCTGAGACATCTAAGTTCTCTGTTTAGTTGAATATATTCAGTACCATTATTGTTGTGGGATTTTTTTCTGCTAtatgtaatttatattttatttatttcccaaTGTTTATATCTGGtggaaaataaattcaacatagataccagatttataatttgatatttacgCCAGAAATCAGAAAGCCTTTTCATATATTAAAAAGGTAATAGTGTTTGATAGGTGTGTAATTGTTTTAAACACAACTTGCAAAAACCTTGTAATTTCTAACCACATAATATatcaaatacacatttttaattaTCAAAGCAATCATAAAACAACTTGATTTATCGTACCATCTATGCAAAGTCCGTTGTTAGAACAATCCTCTGGACATATCGACTCTCTTATGATAGAGGCGATTGGTTTGTCTGCACCAGTAGAATTTGTACTGTTTGTGACAGTTAGTATTTCTAGTCGTTTTGATTCTTGAAGACATACACTCGCAAAGTTTCTAATTGTAACTTTCAGCCAACTATCTCCACCAGATGACTACAAACGATGCatttaataaaacataacagCAGTTAATTCTgatcaataatataaaaatggtCCGATAAAAGGATTGTTAATTTTAATTGCTTGAATTGAATGTCCAAATGTCCTAGtgacatttataaataaaataaaataaataatgtagaTATCAaacttttattactttttaattcAACATACATAGTACACTTGACTGTGTAAAACCCCGAGGGAAACGAAGGTAAAAAACACAGCCATGTATCAAATACAAGTTGTAAATATTAcactcgagggtataaaaatgtgtctgaaaatgtaaacaatgttgTCTGACAAAATGCCACTAAGACGCATATAAACTGGTTCTTTTACATATTTGATTATACAGGAACAGAATATTATTACTCCACTAGGCAACAGATCTAACGGTTCCATATATATAGGACATAGCTATGCATGAATAGATCCTGAACAACTTAATGCATACTCCACTGTAGCAAAAAAGGAGTATTTACTGACGAATTTCGAAATAACAGATAATGTATGTCTCTCTGGGTACCAAAATAACCTTTGAAGGTCACCCATGTTGACgttcaaaacatttaaatgttacAAAATATAGATTTTTCACCAATTCACAGATTTCATGTTAGCAGCTTACCTTGATATCTTTGATGCAGCCGTTGATAAATGGGGTTTTATCTACATAAGGAACATACTCGGAACAAACATTGAAAGCCGGTGCCTTTTCAAAATGATATGTACAATGTTGTTCTGCAGATGATTCGGTCCAACCATTTTGCCATTCTTCTGTAATCTATGAAGCAAATGCATCAAAATTTCAATTCATGAAATGTAAATATAGAATAGAATGTAAAATGAAACCAGATGTCGTGTATAAACAACATTATTTTAAGACgatttcaaaagattttatttatattttcctgaacaaaatgtaaaactataCATAAGAATAATTTATGAAATCTGATTATTTTaagtataaattaataaaaaagaaaactcaATCATCAATTAATTATAAACAGactataaatatatttgaacaGTCCGACAATCAATATTCTAACTTGGAGAGACCAACATTTATTCcaagaaatttattttattttattataaaacaaacaactaaGTATTATTGATTTGTATTCTTGGAATCAACTATGGAATATACGAATGACTAAATATCTTACTGTTACTGATGGCGCCTCATCGTCAGAAACCATAGGATAAGAAGGTGGTTCTTCATCATCTTTTTCATAGTCAGAATTTTTTCGAGGTACGTGCTTACTAGATGTGAATCTCTTTTTCCGAGATAGTGCAACTGTTGCACAGTCAGCTGTATAAATGGACAGTGTAGTTTTTTTGTCCCTACACAGTTGCATAGCAGCTGTCAATTCACAGTTGAATTCTGGACTACCATGGGGATAATCGTCTACTTGGGAAACGCAAGTACAATATTCCTGTACGttataaactgtttcttttagcgCTCCTTCAGGATCAAACAAAGTCTCGTCTGCATATTTTCCGTTCACTCTACAATATTGATATTTGGTTGCGACATACAATATCATCGTTATCAATTATTATAGGCAATTGTCAATGTGCATTTACTAATTAATTTATACACTATCTTTGAACAGCAGAAATGCATACAATATCGTATAAAtacttttgtattttgttttcattgttatgCAGAATAAATTTGGTCTTCTGTTTTTGTGTTTTACCTATGGCACTTCGAATTACGGTATTTGTTTaactattctatatattttttttcttcaaatgttatTCCGTGTGTTTCCGGATGACCTGATATCACACCGGATTTTCGGTGGAATTTGTGTTGCTTATGTTGTGGTTACATATTGTGTTTTGAATattattctaatttttatttgtttttcattattttgccTTGGCGTTGTTTATTTGGTATCAATTTACGAGTTTTAATATTCATTTAGTTGCTATCATCTCTCATTTGGCGATAGgatttaatatattttctacactttattgatgtgtaaactgggCGATTATCTTACACACTGAATTAACGTCAAAAGGACTTTTTTGAAAGTTTGTTAATCAGCGGCAAAGTTTACAAACCAATAACCACtagaaaaatatgtttattcCTTATCTTGTTGGTACTTTGGCTTCTATTTATTATCAAATGTAAATGCATGGTGCAACTAAAAGTAGGCCACAAAATTGACTTTATGAAATCCAATTTCAAGTTCGATCAATTAAAAagaatcaaaatattgaatttgttttatgttttatagctaaacctctcacacaTATGAcggtcgcatcaaattccattatattgacaagaattcgtaaacaaaacaaacaaacacgaggtaaaaatgtcaataatagggGTAAAGTACAAATTTATATGTAGATATGCAATTCATTTAAAAACTATGATCAAATAACTTCATGTTAAATTGTACCTTTGACTTTTTTAAGAATCATGTTTTTACAACACATATACATATTGTACGTATCTTGGAGGTGTCTAAAAATATTAAAGAGGTTCAATTATCCAATACGTACTTCCAAGATGAAGCAAAAGTTTTGACATCTGTAACTGCATCTACTTGATCTCTTGGCAAAAAATCATCGTCTGGATCACCATTATAAATACCACATAGACCTTTTGTCGCATTCGTATCTAACACTGATGGTATTATGTTAATGCCATCTACATAGGTTTTACCATAATTAAATGTGACTCTTGTTCCAGTCGGTAGTGTTATCTGTATAAGTATTAGATAAGTTTTTCAATTAGAATAGCACACTTACTAGTACTCAGCATAACAACAACTGATGTCTGAGATCATGTTCACATTTTGATAAACGCGGTGTTGACTTTGATTTTATATATCTTTCACAGCAAGTTGGACGCCTAAGGGACGGTGCAATATTTATCCAGCAGGGGGGACCGGTGCAAACGCAAAACCTgtttggaaaaaagtattgtCCCATGCTGATGTGATAGGAAAAAAAGTTATGTCCCATGACCTCTATTCATTATAAAAGTATGTGTCCcatgaatatcataaatataattaaattaacaattaaatattgatcttacaaaattcaagcttattaggtagtttgatttattgctgtgaaatgaaagaatttaattttacaataggtaaaaattaaaattatcatataaattcagataggcatctttaattttttctataactttttcaaatcaacttggattttcatcaaactatgcagctatcttagatacatattaagcttactgaatcccatgtcatttagttttttgttgtattgctgtcaaatttaagaaataaagtaatctttgtaaaaaaaagctagaatttgcagttagaacaaaatagagatggtacactttacaatttaattgttaaattttaaagcaatacaacaaaaaacaaaaatgacctggaattcagtaagcttaatatatattaaagatagctgcatagtttgatgaaaatccaagttgatttgaaaaagatattaaaataattaaagtgtactatctctattttgtttcgaaatgcaaattctagcttttttatctagattaatttaattcttgaatttgacagcaatacaacaaaaaacaaaaatgacatgggattcagtaagcttaatatatatctaagatagctgcattgtttgatgaaaatccaagttaatttgaaaaagttattaaaataattaaagtgtactatctctattttgttcgaaatgcaaattctagcttttttttttacctagattgatttaattcttaaattttacagcaatacaacaaaaactaAATGACCTGGgtttcagtaaccttaatatatatctaagatagctgcatagtttgatgaaaatccaagttgatttgaaaaagttataaaaataaaattaaagatgcctatctgaatttatataataatttgtatttttacctattgtaaaattaaattctttcatttcacagcaataaatcaaactacctaataagcttgaattttgtaagatcaatatttaatttagttagatggggtgatttacaccagtcaaaactaaaattgtttatcatattctgtttctgtttgaatgtttcttgtgtgtatttttgggctaattaaaataaaatgtttactacttaagcatttgaaaaaagtgtatgtcccatgcattaagataatgaaaaatcatcaggTCCCACTACTTTGCACGTTGAAAAAAGTACATGTCCCCTTACCATTTGCACCGGTCCCCCCTGCTTGATAAATAATGCACCGTCCCTAACTATGGAAAGGGTGTTATTGTCGGTTTAAGAAAGACCTAGATATAAACATATTCATATTCCCTAGTCAGCCCGTGAGTTTTATAAATAATGAACAGTACAATCATCATAACAGCTAACTTGACGTTTCGGGTGAGCAAGATCTCAAATATAGACGTTTTGGGTGAGGGAGATCTTACATATAGTACATGTGCGTTGATCAGGTTTCAGACAACCGATTGTTTTAGGtccttttttaaatctttaattgaaaaatattttaatatttgcagTCAATGTAGATATATTagaatttgataaaattgaaattgaataagtttatttaattaGCAAATAATTGTACTGATAGGCTTGGCAAATTGTCCTTCATTACTATTGCTCATGTAAATTGAGCTTTGTTTTTTGCTGTTATTACCTATTTTGTAGATGCACCAGTCCTCATACTATCCGTCAGTGTAACATCATGGTATACTTATATATACAACAGAAGCGTAATGTACTGGATATATGCAGACTATGGATATCACAGCTGCTACTTGTGAAATATTAGTGACTGGACCGCAGTTCAGTACACCAGCCTTGAAACGCCTAGCTGTTATACAATGATTAGTTCAATCTTGAGTCttcaagattttattcatttGTGTTGTTTACTGACTGTTATAACAGATGTTGTTGTTGTTGGAATGCATTTTGATTAAAAGTTACCATCAAAATTCACGAGCCAACCTAAATGagtgtttgttatttgttgtagtGATATACACAAACGTCATCAATGATTTATGTGTATATACATTTTGATGTTTGAGtactaaaaatcaattttattaggTTCGATAGCAGGATATATTCAATAAAACTTATTCATATTGCAATTGACTCTAAATGTCAGCAAATTATTATTAACGTATCGTTAAAGAGATCATTGTGTTAGAAATGGAGCATAATCCATATTCAGAGTATTGTCTAATTAAAGTCCCTAATTTATGTATTACAATCGACGATAATATTAGTTTGAAAATGATGTTGACTTAGTGTTTtactatttttgaaaatgatactTCAGTAACAGGGCGTCAATATCACTTATAGATATACTGGCATCtagtcaatatatcacattagTGAGTTAAACACTGGAAATATGTTATGAAAATACGTGAgcaaatagcaaaaaaaaaaaacccataaacaAATCATACtcttatttttacatatatctgttATATATTTAAGTTAAGGTGTGGATTGAATGTACAAACTATACATAACTACATATAGATTTCACCATTTATCTAATGTGAtacgatatttttttatatttatacgaTATGTAAACAATCTTGAGGCATTTTTTCAAATGACTTACCAAAACTCCGTGACGAAATCATGCATGGTTGcctttttatgatgaaaacatTGGATTTTcagagaaaaacaagaaaattcgacgtcataatcgaattCTGACCAATAAAGTATTGGGATCAAACGAACTTaacgttgattaaataaaaataattaacttGTCAGGAAAGGGATAAATAGTGTAAATAATATACAACAATTCAATAACAGATTAACAAAATGCTATCAAATTTAATGAAGTACAACACATAAATAATCATACAATTTGTCCATGATTTACGTacgtatttgatttttttcaggttAAACAAACAGTTGTCCTTTATCGAGACGGTAAAGggtttgttttgccatttttatttaacGCGCAGCCGTGAAAAAGATTCTTTATTCACCGCGTTTCGTGGAATCGGTTAAAAGATCAACTTGCAAGATTCCATTCCTCGTGAAATGGCAAACTTATTTCGCTTTCTTCCGTGCAGATAACCCACTTTATGCCCCTTTTTATCTAATCTTACCTCAAAAGTGTTCCCCTTGTTTGTTACTATAAGGCTTTGGTCGTCACACAATCTTTGAGTCATGTATCGATTAGTTTTACGTTGTCCTTTATAGTTTGTCTCACAGTAATTTGCGACAAAGAGACTGTCTCCACTTCTAACAGCAACGCCACAGTTACAGAGAACAGTATTGTGGCACTTCTTATAGTAGGCACTAACCTATCGagtaaataaagaaataattttggtattttttaaattaatttttggcATATAGttcatcaatttaataaaaaaaaaataatgccttccGTAGATGTATTCCTGACACAGCACACCAAGGATTTACAAAGTGGACAGGTTTTGAAGTGATAACTGCTTATGTGGATATCTATTAAAACGAATTGAATAACAAATATTGttgtgttttaaatttattattcgttcattgttttgtacatgaatcgagccattagttttcttgttcaattatttacaattgTCATattggaccttttatagctgtatatgcggtattggctttgttcaCTGTTGAAGGCTGCACATTGGCCAATTATTGTTAGTACCCGTTTAGTTTGATCTTCTTGTAGTTAAAAGTACACCAAAATTAAATATTATGTTTTCATACCTGAAGTGGCAATGTGTTATGCTTGTAC of the Mytilus galloprovincialis chromosome 8, xbMytGall1.hap1.1, whole genome shotgun sequence genome contains:
- the LOC143043707 gene encoding uncharacterized protein LOC143043707; this translates as MLVNALPAYQKDGKQCVDGITKDGLIFKSERCGITFSHSNWQQKQVIKIFGQIDQLVNVKDRIVFLRLYNDEDIVHPNEPIWYWKNIHLPDIKVYVKDADVKTLGKSCYSQNDPHMRTFDQKTYELQTKQQLTEGEYIMYKHNTLPLQVSAYYKKCHNTVLCNCGVAVRSGDSLFVANYCETNYKGQRKTNRYMTQRLCDDQSLIVTNKGNTFEITLPTGTRVTFNYGKTYVDGINIIPSVLDTNATKGLCGIYNGDPDDDFLPRDQVDAVTDVKTFASSWKVNGKYADETLFDPEGALKETVYNVQEYCTCVSQVDDYPHGSPEFNCELTAAMQLCRDKKTTLSIYTADCATVALSRKKRFTSSKHVPRKNSDYEKDDEEPPSYPMVSDDEAPSVTITEEWQNGWTESSAEQHCTYHFEKAPAFNVCSEYVPYVDKTPFINGCIKDIKVSC